GTCGGGCTGGAGAGCGCCGCGCGGTGGTGCAGCGCGGAAGGCCCGGTGGTGTGCTGGAGCGCGCAACCGTCGGGGGCGTTGCGCCTCCACCGCCGCCGGCGGCCCCTCACCAGGCAGGAGACCAGGACCGTCGTCGCCGACACCGAGGGCAGGGCCGGGTACGGCCCCTACCTGCCGGCGATGCTGCGGGGCATGTTCGACGCCTGGACCCTGATGTGCCGTCAGCGGCCGGCGATCCGGCGGTTCCTGGCGTCCGCCGGCCCCGGCCAGCACGTGCGGGTGCTGCGGCAGCCCACGTACCGGTACTTCGACGCGCTGGTGCCCAGGTGGCTGTCCGGCGGCGGCGTCGCGCCGGTGCCCGCCGAGCCGGGCGTGCGCTTCGACCGGGCGGAGCTCGGCCAGCTCCGGCGGATGGACGTGCCGTACTTCGTCCGTTCGCTGGAGGGCGGGCCTGTGTTACGGGTGGAGCCGCCGCCTGGCCCGCTCAGGACGGCCCCCGTCGCGGCCCTGCCACGCCCGGAGGGCGGCTGGCCCCCGCTGCCGGAGCTGCTCGACGGCGCCAACCTGGAGCTGGCCGGGCTGGGGGTGGCGCTGCGGGACGCGGTGGAGCACGTGTTCGACGAGGTGACGGAGCACGTCGTGACGGACACCGGGCTGGGCGTCCGGCTGCACCTGCAGAGCCCCGCCGAGGGCCAGGTCGGCTTCGACTGGCCGGAGGTGGGCAGGCGCGTCACCTACCTCTGGGACCGCGAGCGGGTGCGCCTGCGCATCGACCCGGTGGACGCGCCCGAGGTGCCGGCCGAGCCGGCGCCCGCCGGTGAGATCCGGCGGCGGCTGCTGCGCCTGGACCGGCTCGACGACGCCATCAGGACACCCTGGGCGCGCGGCGGCATGTCCGACGGCGCCGCCGAGCGCCGCCTGCGCACCCTGACCGACGCCGGCCTCGCCTGGCTGTCCGGGGTGGTGGCCGAGCGGGGCTGGCCGGGACGCGCGATGGTCGGCGCCGAGGCCGCCGCCGCCGCGAGCCGCCTCGTGCAGCACGCATCGGGGCACCTGGACTTCCGGCGGCACTGCCTGGAGCTGATGCGGCAGGCCGCCGCAGGCGGTGACCTCCCGTGGCGGGAGGTGGCGTATCTGACGGACGAGCTGCGCCTGGCCGACGGGCTCCCGCAGCTGTACGGCACGAAGTTCGAGCCCGTGGCCGGGCGGCTGGTGCCGTGCCCGATCGAGGAGCCGGACGGCGTGGACCACCGGCGCGCCGCGATGGGCCTGGAGCCGATGGCCGACTACACGAACCGGATCCGGCAGCGGTTCCCCCTGACGGAGGCATCATGACCACACTGATCCACCGGGCGCCTCAGGCGCCGGGCGGCGTCGACTGGGCGCTGTTCGGGCGGCGGCACTGGGCCAGGGAGCCCGCCCTGCTGAGCGCCCCGCCGCCGCTCGGCCTCGACCGGATCCACGCGCTGACCGTCGAGTCGTGCGCGCCGTTCCGGGCCGGCACCCGGTTCTGGGTGATGCCGGACGTCCGGTTCCTGGCCGGGGACGGCTGGTTGCGCGCGCCGGGCACGCTGCTGCCCGGCACCGCCGAGCCGGCCCTCGACGCCTACCAGGACCGGCTGGACGCCGACCTGGCCGGGCAGGGCTACCTGCTCACCGTGCGGCAGCCGCTGCTCCTGGACCACGCCTCGTGGGCGGCGGTCCGCGACGCGATCCGCGGCCTGTGGCGGGCGGTCGGCTGGCCGAACCTGCCACTCGTCGCCGAGGTGCTGATCGGCGACCGGTTCACCGACCACGCCGGCGCGGCCGAGCCACCGTCGCACGCGGCGCTGACCTGGGTGCTGCGTGGGCGCATGGACGTGCGGCTGTGGGACGAGCGGCGCGGCCCGCCACCGGTCGCGATCGCCGACCCCCGCCGGCAGCCGGACGAGGCGCCCGTCCTCAGCGCCGGCGCCGGCGAGCTGCTGTACTGGCCGGGCGACCGGCGGCACGTGGACACCTACCGCGAGCGGTGCGTGGCGCTGCGCCTGCGGATCCCGGACGACCGGCGGCTGCCGTTCACCGCGCTGCGTGACCTGCTCGCCGACCTGGTGCATGCCCGCCAGGGCCACGACGAGAGCGTGCCGTTCTTCCCGTTCGGCCCCGGCTCCCGCGTGGACGGGCCCGGCGGGGTGCTGCCCCGCCTGACCGCGCTCGGCGACGAGCTGCGGGCGGTCGTGGACGGCGAGCAGCTACGCAGGACGATGCGGGTGCGCTGGGCGGCGCTGCGCTCCGCGGCCGGCCTCGAACCGATCCCCGAGCCGCGCGAGGGTGTCCCGATGACGCCGGAAACCCGGATCCGCCGGTCGGGCGAGATCGTCCGGATGCCCGACGGGCCGGGGCACGAGGTGTGGGCGGTCGACGGGAACGTCTTCACCCTGCCGGCCGCCGCGAGCGACCGGCTGTTCGCCGCGCTGGGCGACGGCGAGGAGATCGGCGTCGCCGAGGTGTGCCGCGCCGCCGGCGCCGCCGGCGACGACAGGAACGTGCTCGCGCTGCTGGGCAGGCTGTACCGGCTGCGCGGCATCGAGGTGGTCGGGGACGACGGGAGGGCTGCCTGATGACGCTGACGATCGAGACGTCGTTCGACTGGGACGGCTTCGTCGAGCGGTACTGGGACCGCGGGCCGGTGCTGTACAAGCAGGCCGGTGTCCTGCCGTTCGCGGAGCCGGAGGTGTTCGAGGCGGCCGTGCGCGGCACCAGGCCGCCGCATCCCCTCGCCGTGCCGTCGAACGTGCAGATCCTGGTGGAGCGCAGGCAGCAGACGCGGCCGCGCGACTACCTGCCCGAGCTGTCCGACGGCTCGCTCGACGGCTACGAGCGGCGCATGGCCGACCGGCTGGACGGGCAGCGCTACGCCCTCGTGGTGCACCTCTTCCACGCCTTCTCCCATCCGGTGTGGGCCCGCGCGCAGCGGTTCTACGCCGGGCTCTGGGAGCGGGTCGGCCAGCCGGCGCACTCCGTGGGCTCCACGATGTTCCACGGCTCCTACGAGCACAGCCCGGTCGGCGTGCACCAGGACCGCTTCGCCACCTTCATGTTCTGCGTGCGCGGCACCAAGCGCATGCGGTTCTGGGACGGGTGCCCGTGGTCGGACCCGGTGCACACGGTGCTGGACTACCAGCCGTACCTGGACTCCTCGTTCGTCGCCGAGGTCGAGCCGGGGGACCTGCTGTACTGGCCGTCGCAGTTCTACCACGTCGGCGAGAGCACCGGCGCCGCCCCCGCGACGAGCGTGAACGTGGGCGTCCCCCGGCGCGAGCACCGGCCGTACTACGAGATCAAGGACCTGTTCAGAGGCACCGTGCCGGCTGCGTCGGCACCGCTGTTCACCAGGGACGACGGCGCGGACGGGCGGCTGGCCGGCGAGCTGCCCACGGCCCTGGCCGACGCCGTGGACGCCTTCGAGGAGCTGCTGGGCCGCGACCGGTTCGCCGAGCGGGCCACCGGCCTGGCCCTGCGGGTCAGGACCGGCGGCGGGTTCTGGCCGACCCAGCCACCCACCCAGCCACCCACCCAGCCACCCACCCACCCACCCGCCGTGCCACCCGCCGTGCCATCCGCCCAGCCGCCCGCCCAGCCGCCGCCGCTCGACGACGGCACGCCCGTGCGCGCGTGCGCTCCCCTGCTGGCCGCGCCAGGCGACGGCGCCCGCGCGTACGCCGCGAACGGCAACCTCTCCTGCGGTGTGGCCGCCC
The nucleotide sequence above comes from Nonomuraea gerenzanensis. Encoded proteins:
- a CDS encoding type 2 lantipeptide synthetase LanM codes for the protein MPAPADAEPLWELRPPPPDAGEDVTTRLPPVARRLVARVREGTAGGLLPPVVSAGPEGTVALDRLLGGEADARMLAYALADRRFAPLLALLERLDGWCARAARQYAAVLAPGVLEITDAELFGPVVSEAFVACAAGRAHYARDRVAEWARRCEAFLTLFLDRLSRDLRTCWPDEPAFQGPVVGLWAHGEETHNGRQRVLRLDCAGGGRVAYKPRPASGELLFTARGGADAPASVFELLNEAPPASGEIRLPVLSCWRGAEPGYLWQEWIEPPEQWAAIRTSGRWRLTGTRLKRQEAARFWHRAGSLAAAAFAFGITDLIGGNVVTGRGPGEPEPLLYPIDLEIYLCRVARLYDTGLLHDRTAEADQHHVGLESAARWCSAEGPVVCWSAQPSGALRLHRRRRPLTRQETRTVVADTEGRAGYGPYLPAMLRGMFDAWTLMCRQRPAIRRFLASAGPGQHVRVLRQPTYRYFDALVPRWLSGGGVAPVPAEPGVRFDRAELGQLRRMDVPYFVRSLEGGPVLRVEPPPGPLRTAPVAALPRPEGGWPPLPELLDGANLELAGLGVALRDAVEHVFDEVTEHVVTDTGLGVRLHLQSPAEGQVGFDWPEVGRRVTYLWDRERVRLRIDPVDAPEVPAEPAPAGEIRRRLLRLDRLDDAIRTPWARGGMSDGAAERRLRTLTDAGLAWLSGVVAERGWPGRAMVGAEAAAAASRLVQHASGHLDFRRHCLELMRQAAAGGDLPWREVAYLTDELRLADGLPQLYGTKFEPVAGRLVPCPIEEPDGVDHRRAAMGLEPMADYTNRIRQRFPLTEAS
- a CDS encoding cupin domain-containing protein — encoded protein: MTLTIETSFDWDGFVERYWDRGPVLYKQAGVLPFAEPEVFEAAVRGTRPPHPLAVPSNVQILVERRQQTRPRDYLPELSDGSLDGYERRMADRLDGQRYALVVHLFHAFSHPVWARAQRFYAGLWERVGQPAHSVGSTMFHGSYEHSPVGVHQDRFATFMFCVRGTKRMRFWDGCPWSDPVHTVLDYQPYLDSSFVAEVEPGDLLYWPSQFYHVGESTGAAPATSVNVGVPRREHRPYYEIKDLFRGTVPAASAPLFTRDDGADGRLAGELPTALADAVDAFEELLGRDRFAERATGLALRVRTGGGFWPTQPPTQPPTQPPTHPPAVPPAVPSAQPPAQPPPLDDGTPVRACAPLLAAPGDGARAYAANGNLSCGVAAPEVLAMLDRLNAGEVVRAGELPAPLRAQARRMLQELESFRALTRADAH